The sequence GCGCTCAGCGGAGGCAAACACCCCAAAATTGGAGACATGCATGTCACCGCAGGCCTGCACATAAATCTCGGTGGTGGGCGCGGTAGCAATATCGGCGATCATCACCGCTGCAGAACCCCGCAAAAACGCAAACGGAGAAGCTAGCATACGCCCGTAGCGCAGGGGCACCAGGCTGGGCACCCGACTGGCCGCCTGAGCCTCTAGAATATCAACGGGGTCAAGCCGGTTTTCAGCAGGCCGATATACCCCGTGCTCCGAACGATTTAGGGTTTGACGCAGCGCTTTGCCTGCCGCCTTGCGATCGGCGACAGAGAATCTGCTTTGGCTAGAGACGTCGATTAAATGCCGAGGGGCCGAGGCGTCGTTGGAAGTTGTCATAGGCGGGCGGGGTGGTGAGTGCGATCGCGAGCCCTAAACCGGGCCAGCAGGGACATCTACGGCAGCCTGAAAAGCATCCCAGGTCAAAATGTCGTGCAGCAGCGCCCGATAACCCGCCACATTAGGGTGCAGACCATCTGCCGAAATTAGCGGTTGCCACCAGGCCTCACCCCGACTCATCCACAGATTGAGCACATCGAGGTAGGGAATGTTGTGGCTAGAGCAGGCTAGGCGGGTGGCCTCCCGATAGCGCCACTGGTCGCTGTGGGTATAGTAAAGCACCTCTGAGAAAGGCATCGCCTGCTCGTTAACCGGCGTCATGCCCACAAACAGCACCGGACACAACTGCCGCGCTTGGGACAACAGGTCTTCGATGTGCCCCTCAAAGTCATCAAAGTCAGTGCGGTTACGCCCTAAGGGGTTGCCCACCCGAGCCGAATCGTTCATACCCACCGACAGCACAATGAGATCGGGCAGCCGATTGCGCAGTTCGCCGCGATAGCGAAACTCATGGGCAAGGCGCTGCTGTACCTGGTTTACGCCGTCGCCTCGCACCCCCAGGTTATAAAACACCGCTCCGGGACGGCCCGGTTCCATCGTCAGACGGCGCAGTCGCTCGACCCAGCCGCCCCCTTCAGGATCACCAAAGCCATACACCAGGCTGTCGCCCAGCACTAACACCTTTTGGGGATGGGGTTGCTTAAGGGTAATCCCTTGGGTAGGTCTGGGTTGATGGGCGAGCATAGGCTAGGCAAACTAAGAATAGAGCTAAGATATCTCAGCATTTGTTTTAAATTGTTTACATATTACCCTCTGGGGTGCCTAGTGCTAAACGACAACCTATACCTCGGCCACAAAAAAAGCGATCGCCCAAGGTGGAAACCCATTGCTTTGCCGTAGGCTGTAAGTGGCTGCTAAGGCCACAGCAATACCGACCTAGCCAGGATTGAGCAGAGAGTATGGAGTACGGTGCAGCGCCCAGCGATGAACCCATCACGACCAGTTGGCTAGCCCGCTGGTGGGATGGCCTCAGTCCCATGGCCCAGTCAACCCTGGTGCTGTTGGCCACCCCCCTGCTGTTGCTGAACGTGTGGGCGGCGTCAATTATTTTTGGCTACTTTCGCTCTATTTTAGTGACCGTGTTAATTGCGGCCCTGCTGGCGTTTTTGCTCAGCTATCCCATGGCTAGGCTAGAACGGCTGGGGCTCAAGCGCGGCCAGGCGGCCATTCTCGTCTTGGCGCTGGCGCTGGTGAGTTTTTCGGCCTTAGCCATTACCGTCCTGCCCTTCGTGATTGATCAGGGACAGCAGCTGGTGGTGCGCCTGCCCGACTGGTTTGACTCGGGCAAAACTCAGCTGATCGTACTCGACGGCAAATTAACCGAATGGGGCTGGCCGATCAATCTAGATGGGCTCATCAGTCAAACTAGCGATCGCCTCAAGCGCGAAATTCAGTCAATTGCGGGCGAGGCCCTCAACCTCACCCTCAACGTAGCGGTCTTT is a genomic window of Nodosilinea sp. E11 containing:
- a CDS encoding GDSL-type esterase/lipase family protein → MLAHQPRPTQGITLKQPHPQKVLVLGDSLVYGFGDPEGGGWVERLRRLTMEPGRPGAVFYNLGVRGDGVNQVQQRLAHEFRYRGELRNRLPDLIVLSVGMNDSARVGNPLGRNRTDFDDFEGHIEDLLSQARQLCPVLFVGMTPVNEQAMPFSEVLYYTHSDQWRYREATRLACSSHNIPYLDVLNLWMSRGEAWWQPLISADGLHPNVAGYRALLHDILTWDAFQAAVDVPAGPV